The Cytobacillus oceanisediminis genomic interval CAGACTCAGAGAAATTGTTTCAAGTTTGGTCTAATCCAGAAGTAACTAGATTTATGAATATTGATAAGTTCACTGATAAAAAACAAGCAACAGAAATGATTATATTATTTGATAAACTATCAAAAGAAAACACTGCAATTCGCTACTCAATAATTGAGTTAGAATCAAATGAAATTATTGGTTCTTGCGGTTTTAACATTTTAGATTTTGAAAATGCAAAAGCTGAAATTGGTTACGAAATTAATAAACATTATTGGGGCAAAGGATTTGCTCCTGAAGCTATTACTTGTTTAATAAGGCATGCCTTTAACGATTTAAAACTTAATCGAATAGAAGCAAGAGTAGAACCTGAAAATTTCAACTCAATTAAAGTCCTGAGAAAATTAAATTTCCGCTTTGAAGGAACAATGAGAAAAGTGGAAAGACCAAAAGGACACTTTATTGATCTCAATCTATATTCGTTGTTAGTAACAGATTAAATCGACTGCCTATACTTGTAAAAGTATGGGCTATTTATCATTAATAATTCGATGGAGCTACTAAACAGTTATACTAATGTGACATAAAAGCATATATTCTTGTTGACCTAATCTGCCTCGTTCGTAATATAAGGTCACCAGTTTCTTCTGTTCGACCATATTTTATTTGGTCTTTTATATCAGTAGCCAGGATAGAACGTACCTGCCCGTGGGGCTTTGACCCAGTCAGCTAAACCCTTCGCCCCCTATTTGCAGAAACATGATTGAGGCTGGTTGGGGCATAGATCTCGTATAACAAGCGAAGCTGTGACACTGCATAGAGGAATTAGGGGTACTGGCAAATCATTAGTTTAGGAGGAGGATTTAGAAATGAATCCAGCCATTGATCTGGATGTTTCCAAAGGGGAAAGTCAAGTTCAAGCATTTTGCAAAAAGGTAAACCTTGTCGTAAGAGTTTTAAAGTTTCGCATACTGTTGAAGGTTTTGGTTTACTTGTAGAATTCCTGGAGGAAGTAAAGAGACAAGCAGGTCAGAAACCACCCTTTGTATTAGAAGTAACAGGACATTATCATTCCCCTGTTGTTCAATATTTGGAGGATCGTGGATATTTATTGATCATTGTTAATCCACTGATTTCTTATAAGGCTAAGTAAAAACAAATGCCGTTGATGCTTACCACTTCTGTGAGCTGTTTTATAAAGAGGAGGCTAGGGCCATATAAATAACGATGGAGTCCAGCTACTAACCTTGGGAACCCTACATGACAACACGAGAATATTACTGGGGTTTTCGTTCAGACGAAGCTGCAATTTCAAGCAAATCTAGACCAAGTCTTCCCCGAATATAGAGGGGTTTATAGTGACTTATTTTCAATCGTATCACTCTTAACTCTTTTAGAGTCTCCCTCATCTGAGGATATATTAGCGGTAAGTTTCGCTGATATGTAAGAGTCGATCTTAAAGATGGGCAAATGAATAGCTATTGAGCTCAAAGCTTCGGCAAAACGAAATCCTTTAGAAAAGACGTTTTATCAGAGTCATATATTAAATCTAGGAATGTATAAAGAGCACCTATCCAAATTAGAGTCTGAGATAGATGCCCTCGCTAAAGAAGTTGAATAATATAATATTATTAAATCTATCCCTGGTATAGGAGAAAAGATCGCTGCCACGATTATTTCAGAAATTGGGGAGATAGATTGATTTACTGATCCTAAAAAGCTGATAGCTTTCGCTGGGGTTGATCCCAGTGTATTCAAAATCTGGTAGTTTACAAAAAATCGAATCACAAAAAGAGGATCTAGTAGGTTTTGTCACGCCTTATACTCTGCAAATAATAGTATCTAACAACATATTTAGGCAAAATAACAGCCTGTAATGGATTTACCTCCATTAATGAGTATTGTTCAACAAATTAAAATTAAAAGTAAATCCTACAAACGTTTTGGATACCTTTGGCATAAGGATCTGCCGTTATCGTATCATGCAGTTGTTTTGCTTCTTCTGTAGCATTCTTCAATAGATATCCATGCTTTACGGCTTTAAGCATCTCTATATCATTCCCACTATCCCCAAACGCAAATGTATTCTCAACAGAGATCCTAAACTGTTTTATGACGAAGTACACTACTGCACGTTTGCCTGTATTTTGTGGAATAAAATCTACATCAAATGCATTTACCGGATCTCCAGCTAGAGGGTTACAACGGTTAATATTGAAGTTTATTCCGCTATTGCGTGCTAGTTGTTTTATGATATCAAGATCATACTTAACCCTCGCACTATCTTCTATAAAATAATAATAATTCATTTTAAACGATTGTTGACCAAATTGTGTTTGTTTTTGTAACTGTATCCCATATAACTGTCTTAAATCATTAATAAAATCTTCAACCACTCTATGGCTAAATCCTGACCTTTTGATTCTTTTCCTCCACTCTTGATTTTGATAAAATTCTCCTTTTGGATTGATCTCCCATAACTCCGTTCCTAGGTTTGATGCAATAAAATGCGGAAGGTAGTTCATCCGAGCTGCTCTCATTTTTTTATGGATATCAGCCAAACTACTGCCTGTTACCCAACCAATTCTGATATTTTTCTTATGAACAATCCTATCAAGATACTCCTCAAGCTCATACAAATCTTTTAACTGCCAGCCTTTTAGCTCATGCGGATAGTATGTTTCGTCAAAATCAAATATCATTAAGTAGTCAGGATTTCCGTTAGAATGGTACACTTTAAATGTCACGTTTAATACCTCCCTGTTCTATGTTATTTTTAGGTTACAGGCAGGGAACGTTCCCAGGTCAAATCTTTTTTAGAGGTAAAATAAATGGCTACTATTCTAGATATAGCTCGACTTAGTGGCGTTTCTAAGTCCACGGTATCACGCGTTATCAATAATCATCCTCATGTTTCAGAAGACAGCCGAACAAGAGTAATGGAAGCAATAGAAAAGTTGTCTTTTGTTCGAAATGCACGAGGTGTACACCTTAGAACACAGTCAACAAAAACTATTGGTGTGACTATCCCGGTCCTTGATCACCCCTATTTTAGCCCGCTTGTTGGCATGATTGCAGCAAAATGCAGAAAAGTTGGATATAAGATAGTGATTTTCCAAACGTTTTATTCTATTGATGAGGAATATGAAATTTATGAGAAGTTAACTGAAAATGAGCTGGACGCGGTAATTATCACTCATACTTTATTAGGTGAGAAGGAGATTAAACAGAGAGTTAGAGATAAGATAGTGCTTATTTGCAACGAACCACTTCAAACAAGGCATTTAGATGTCTTTTCACTTGATGAAAGGGATGCAGTTTATTCGTCTACCCAATACCTGCTGAAGGAAGGACGCAACCACCTATTATTTTGTGCGGATGAAGAAAGAACGCCACTTCAGCGACAAAGATGGGAAGGGTTTAAACAAGCTCATCTTGATTTAAATAAAACATGTACTATTCAGCAAAAAATAAGTGGTTACTCTACGATTGAAGAAGGTATACTACTGGGAGATGAAATTTTTTCAGGTCATTGCAATCATGATGGAATTCTTGCAGGCAGTGACTTTTTAGCGGCAGGATTACTTTCGTCAGCTAAAAAACATGGTGTTTCTGTTCCAAAAGAACTTTCCATTATTGGTTTTGACAACCACCCAATTTGCCTGACAACTTTCCCTGCACTTTCTAGCATTCAAAATCAGACTGAATTGATGGTCAAGGATTTAATTACCTGTTTACTAGACAGACTTGGCGGTAAAGAATTTCCCACTGCAAGAAAAGTTTATAAAGGGGATCTGGTGATAAGGGGGACCTAAGAAAGGAACATAAACCAGCTAATAGGAGTCAAGAACTTCTTATTAAAATATCTAATCCACCGTGTTATACTTTTGAAAGCAAGCCAAATAACCCTCCAAATTCCTTTTGGAAGGTTTTTCTTAATCTGCTGTTTTCTGTGGATTAAGCCAAATCCAGGAACTGTTCATTCCTTTTTAGCATTGCGTAAATCCAGTGTAAAAGCTTGTTTACACAAGCTATCATTGCTACTTTTGAAGGCTTTCCTTCATTTCGTTTTCGATCATAATACTCTTTTAGCTTCTTGTTCCTCGAGCTTCTTATACCGCATAAAACGGCCATATACAAAGCGTGCCATAATCGGCTTGAACCTCGTTTAGTAATATGATTCATAGTAGATGTGAACTTACCTGATGCATGGACACTGGGATCTATTCCCGCATAAGCCACAAGTTTTTTAGGGTGATTAAACCGGTCAATTTCTCCGATTTCAGAAATGATCGTTGCCGCGATTTTTCCTCCTATTCCGGGAATTGACTGGATTATCTTACATTCTTCAATTTCTTCTGCCAGGACATCTATCTCTGCCTCTATACTGGATAGGTGCTCTTGGTACTGAAGAAGCATAGTGATATACATATCCAAACTGAACAACTGACTTTGATACACACCTTGTTGGAAAGGATTTCGCTTGGCCGAATCTATTAATTTAGCTGCCCTCTCCCTGGCCCAACCCGCAGACCGTTTTATACGCATTTCCACAATTCTCTCCAGTATCTTTGCTTCACCAATCCTCAGAACATCTTCAGACGTAGGAAACTCCTTTAAAACCTGAAGAGAGACTTTTGAAAATAAATCTCCAAATACTCCCCTATATTCCGGAAATACCTGATCAAGAATTGTGTGGAATTGAAGTTTTGCCTGAATGTAAAGGTTCGTAACGGCTTCGTATTGCCTTGACAATGTTCTTAGGTTTAGCAGCCCTAAGCCTCTTTTCTTATAAGGCTCAAATTCTTCCTTATAATACAGAATACAAAGTTGATATGCATCAAACGCATCCGTCTTTACCTTTCTTAGACTGGTTTTCTTAGCCTGATGAGAAATGATGGGATTTACCAAAATATATAGATATTGACTGTCCTCCAGACATTGAATAATCGGTGTATGGTAATGCCCTGTAGATTCAAGAATTACTGCTGACACCAGTCTTTCTTTCTATCTCTTTCAAAAAAGAGACGAAAGTATCTAAATCCTCAGTGATATGTTTTATCTTGAAGCTCTTTCCAAATGGCTTGTCTTTATCTAGAAATGCCTGAGCTTCACTTTCCCCTTTGGCCACATCCAGGCCAACTACTGGATTCAATGATTATCTCTCCCTTTGTTATACTCGCCAGTAACCCCTTTACCTTCCTGTAGTTCCATAGCTTCGCTTGTTATACGAGGTCAAATTGTCCCAACCAGCCTCAAACATCATTCTACAAGTAGGGGGCGAACAGTTTATATTACGAGATCTAACTCCCACGCACCCGTACGTTCTACCCTGGCTACTGAAATAATAGGTCCTATAAAATAAAGAGCAACCAGTAAAAACTGGTTAACTCTATAATACGAAGCACCCTTAAGTTGAATAACCACCTTCTTCGTTAGTGCATATTTCTATCGGAATAGGTAACAAGGAACCTGTAATATCGCTTAATTAATAGGAAATGGTAAAATTAAACTATAATAACAAAGGAGTGAAAGAAGTGAATATTCTCAATCAATATATTAAGGCAACAAACACCCACAATTTTGCAGAAGTTAAAAAGTTACTCCACCCTAATGCGATATACTTTTTAGTAATAGAACTTGTACAAATCATGAAGAAATTCAAAATTATTTTGAGAATGCATGGTCATTAGTTAAAGATGAGAATTATGAAGCTCATGATGTACAATGGCTATTTAGTTCTAATTCATCTTTAATTTGTACCTATATATACTTTTATGAAGGTTATATTAATGGAAAATATACAAGTGGCCGAGGTAGAGCAACCAATGTGTTTGTTAAAAATTCAGGTGTGTGGTTGATAATCCATGAACATTTAAGTCCTTTACCAATATAATTAGAATGAAGGGGTATCTTAGTGAGAGATCCCTCTTTTTGTTACACCTTTTGTGTCTAATGCGATATTACAGAATAGATTCTTATTAACAAACCTGCCCCGTTTGTACAATAAGAAAAGCCACCTGAGATGGCAGCTGGACCTTAAAGTAATGCACCCTTTAGTTAAATAAGAAAAGGGACGCTTATTCCACAATCGCGCCCGATTGTTGAATATCCTAATTTAAAATATTTAAGATTATTTTCTGTTCCGATTAACTATATTCTAGAGATTTTTTATAGAACAAAAGCTCATTATACACAAGGATATTCTCTATTAATTGTCCTTCCTAACCCATTTTCTAAAAATATCAGGATTCGAAAATAAAAGTGCTAAAAGAATGATTAATATGCCAATCTTATCTTGCAAAAATAATGGATCTTTTAAAATAATATAGCCTAAAATTACACCAATAACCGGGTTAATATAGTTGCTAAAAGAGGCAAATAATGCTCCCTCTTCTTGAATTAAGAGATTATACAGCATATAGACAATTCCTGCATGGAATATACCTAAAATGATAATATATAATACTTGTGAATGATTGATATCGATTTGTAATGGCTTTTCAAAAAGGAATGCCATTGGCAATAAGACAATACTTGCAATCCATAAAACATTTCTCATATGGACCACCGGAGAACCATCTTCTAATTTTTCCATTAGAATTAAAGACAATGCAAAACTTATAGCAGCAAGAATGAGCAACACATTACCCAATATATTACCTGAAACGTTCATAATTCCTTGCGTTGGCCACGATAAGATTACAATTCCTAAAAATCCTAATATTATGCTGACTATTTCAAAGTTGCTAGCTTTCTTTTTGAAGAGCAATACGAAAAATACTAATGTAAAGATTGGGACCATTGCGATTAGCATAGATGCAATACTGCTCGATACGTACTTTTGGCCTTGTGCAATAAGAATAAACGGCAATACTACTTCAAAAAGTGCAATCCAAAAATATTTTTTAGTATTGGTTGTGTAGTTTTTCTTTGATTGAAACAGACTAATCACTGATAAACAAATTGCACCGATCAGTGCTTTAAAAGCAGACAACGAAATGGAACCTGCATCATTCGTTACTAATTCCACGAAGAAAAATTGAGATCCCCAAATGAGGCTTATGATTAGCAAGAGACTATATTTTTTCATTTGATTTGCCCCTTGCACCAAAATAGTTAGTACCAACAACACCGATGATAATGATAATTGATCCAGCTATATGGTATAAATGAAATTCCTCTTTTAAAAAAATGACCCCTGCTAAAATGGTAATGAGCGTAGCAAAATTACTGAAAACACTCATTTTCGATGCGTCTATTTTTGATAAAGCATAGTTGGAAAGATAGGTCGTTCCTAAAGACGATAGGATACCTAAATATAAAATGGCAAGAATAAAATCCCAGTGTCCAAAAGGTTGCATAAATTGATGGACTGTTTCGTTCATTACATGGTTTGTCAGTGCCAGTCCATTAAAAGCTATAAACCCAAACAAGGTCATGAAATATGTGATAGTGAATAACGAATAGCGTTGTGTTAACTTTCTGGTAAATACGTTGTATAGTGAGGCGGTAAATGCTGAAAGTAAAATTAAACCAGTCCCAAGGAGACTTGTATTTGTGCTCCCTGCCCCGTTCATGTACATAATATAGATCACACCGAGTACAGATAAACCAATCGCTATTTTTTGACTACTTGTAGATGTTTCCTTTAAAATGATACTTGCAAAAATTAACGTAAAAATTGGTATTGTTGCTTGAATAATACCAGCTTCCGATGAAGATGTATGCACTAACCCAAATACTTGAAAAGCAAAAAAGAGTGTCGGATATAAGATGGCTAACAAGGCAATCCGCAGTACATCTTTTTTTGTTACTTTGATCGGTTCTTTTTTTAACACGAACAACACTGTGGCAGCGATCCATGCAATGGTAAACCGATGAGCCAATGTATCTAACGGTGTTGCAACCGTTAATGTCACTTTAACAAACATAAATGACAATCCGATAATGATTGCATAGATGGTTGCTGCGATATATGCATTTCTATTTTCAATTATTTCGATTACCCCCTTATATTGATCCGGCCGGTACCATTATCGTAAGAGAAAATAATAACCTTTACGATATAAAAAATACACATCTGTACCGATACAGATGTGCAAAGAGGTTTATGATGCTTAAATATGAATCAATCTATCAATCACTTATGATGCAAATTCAGTCTGGAAAATTTTCGACCGGTGCAAAATTACCATCAATTCGAAATTTAACACAACAATATTCTTGTAGTAAAAGCACGGTATTGACCGCTTTAAAAAAATTGGAGGAGCAACATATTATTTATGCCATACAGAAAAGTGGTTATTATGTTGTGGATAATCACTTCTTCAAAACCCCATTGTCCACTGAAATAATTGACTTTGCAAGCGCATCTCCTACTTGGCATGCATTTCCTTATAAAGAATTTCAACACTGCATAAATAAAGCAATTGATACCTATCAAGAAGAATTATTTCGCTACGGAACGCCAAAAGGTTGGCCGCCACTCATAGCAGAAGCTAAAAAAATGTTAGAATCTTACCAAGTATTCACGCATAACGAACAGATTTTCATCACTACAGGTGTTCAACAGGCTCTTTCTTTAGTAAGTATGATGCCCTTTCCAAATAATCGTTCCACCATTCTAGTTGAACAACCTAGCTATCATTTATATATGGAACTGCTGAAAACCTTACAGCTGCCAGCAATAGGAATTCAACGTACCGCGAAAGGTATTGATTTAGGTCGACTAGAAAAAATATTTCATGAAGAAGATATTAAATTCTTTTATACAATGCCTCGCTTCCATAATCCTTTAGGATCTTCATACGGTAAAAAAGAAAAAGAAACTATTTTACAATTAGCAGACCAATATAATGTATACATTTTAGAAGATGATTATTTAGCAGATTTTGAATACAACCCGAAGAACGATCCTCTTTTTGCTGATGATTACCATGATAAAGTCATCTATTTAAAAAGTTTTTCAAAAATTATGTTTCCTGGGTTAAGAGTTGGATTGGCGGTTCTTCCTTATTCAATTATTGACATTTTTCAAAAATACAAAATGACAACGGATATCGACAGCTCTATGATTTCACAAGCCGCATTATATCTCTATTTGAAAAATGGTATGTTTGAACATAATAAAACGAAAGTCAGTAACATCTATCATGCACGTGCGAGAATTCTGCATCAATCAATACAAGATCATTTCTCTACTTACGAATCATCATCAGAAATTGTAATGCATAATCATATTAGGTTGCCCAAGCGTGTGAATTTGAAATCATTTGTTTATCATTTGCATGAAGAAGGCATATATCTGGATTCAGTTGAAAGAAATTATTTAGATGACTTTTACCACGAACGGATTTTGAAGTTGAATGTTTCAAATGTTGACGGCCATCGAATTGAAGAAGGAATTAGGAAAATTGCAAGTGCATTAAAAAATCCTCAAAACTACTTTTTATAAATTCTTTCAACAAGGCAAAACTATCCTTGTTCGAAAGTATAAAGGGTGAGGGATATTAAACATGAATAATATCCCTCACCCTTTTACTCTTGTCTAATAGATTCACCTTTATATTTTGTCTTACGGCTCCTTTAGCATTCCTTCATCGTCTAATAGATTTTCAGATTAAAAAAGTCCACTCATTCGATATTATTATAAATTCTTATTCCATTAAATGGCCCTAGGATAATTACCAGCTTCTCCTTCAATAAATGTTAATATCTCTCAATCTTTTTCATCAATACCTAGAAACTTCGGTGCATAGTCGAACCCTTCACTTTCTAAATGCTGATATAACTTATGAATTTTTACACTATCAGGTTTTAATTCTCGTCGAACAGTATCTCCCGAACGATAGACTTTTGAGACATTTCCTCCTGTTAGTACTTCTTCGTTTTCGTACTGACTTTTCATTAGAATTCCCCCTGTTTAGGGACGTTATGACTGTGTCAATTGAGATGTATTTTTACCCATAAATAAAAACAGATATATAAGGATATCTGCTTGGCAATGGGAATTTAATTGTCCACACCTTGTATCCCTTGAATGATTTCAGAGAGACAAATAAACGCATCCTTAACGATCAAGGACCGCACCCTGTCTCTATCCAATTAAATAATCATTTCAAGGTATTCCACATGTGTAATATAGATGCCCCTTTCTTTACATCTCTTTAAATTACATAATACCAAATATTAGTAATTGAATAAAGGAAATGTGATTAGTTTTTCAATTATTCTGCCCCTCGTATATTATGTTTAACTCCTTAAATAAGAATAGCTGCCTGGTTGGCAACTGATCTTAAACGTAGTCACTTTGTAGATAAATCAGGGGAAGGTTCAGATAGAGAATTCACCAACAGTCCAACCTTTGATAAACTCTTCTAACGATAAAGCGATAACACTTCGACTATCATCTTCATGGTTCCATACATAAATATCCTCATTCTGAATACTTCCGTTTACTATTGAAAAGCCAAAAAAGTCTCCATTACCAACATCAGAGAAAAATAAAAATAGATCAAGTGGTTTTATAAAGTCCCTTTGTTCATGAATGGTCCAAAGAAATAAGTTTTCTACCATCTGTTCTATTGACCAAATGAATGAAATTCCATAGTTTCCACATAGACTCCATTTGTTTCATTGTATAAATCAGCCAATTTTGTTGGCAAGCCGACATTTAGTTTCTCTTTAATGAAAGCCATCTCCGCTTCCGTTGCAGGTGCTTTAAACTCACACTCTTTTGAAATGTTGCTTAAATAATTTCTCCACATTGTTGACTACTTACCACCTTAGAATTCAAAATTCTCTCAAAAATCTTATTTCTCCTTCATTAATTAACCTCCCCCGTTAGTAAAATAATTATAGTTTTACTTTTCTATTAAAATGGCAATAATTCCTCTATAAAATAATATTTTAGGAGGAATACAATTGCTATTATCAATTGGCATGATTTCTTGCGATGTTAGGGTGTTGTTTTGAAATAAAGTTTGATTAAAACTCACTCAGAACTCTTTAATCCAAAAGTGCAAAACATCGCGTCTTTTTATAAACATCGTGATTTTATTTCAAATCCACACTATATTCAAGAAATATAACATTTACAATTTTATTCTTCTTGTGTTATTATATATTAAATTTGTTCCATAAACATCGAACTGATTATTGTTTCAAGGAGGTAGAACTATATGTCTTTTCGAGTAATTGTAGATTTTTCACCTGTTAACGAACTTATTACAAGTTTGTATCACTACATCAATTTCAAACAGCATCGTAATTTCTCCCTCAGTAAAGACTGGTATAATTCCGTTAAAACGGAACTTCATCCTCATTTCGCAGCTGAGCTGGAAGATGACCGATTAGAAGTATTGCATCGAATCAATTTATTAGTTTGGCAATGCCCCGGAGAGAGAACACCAAAAGAATTTATCGAATGGCTTCAAGACCAGCCACCCGGTGAATTATATGAACGATTGGCTCCCTGGATCAACAATATACCTGGTAATTTAAAAGAACTGCGTGATCGAATGGTATACCTATTATCAGAGTGGGATGTACAGTACTTTCAGCACATTGATCCTAGAATTATTGAACAATTAAAGGATGATGCAAAACAAAAACGGGACCTGATTTCTAAAGTAACTTCTATTAATTTAATTGAAGAAGCGACAAATGGAATTAGGATTGAACCAAATGAAATTTTAAAAACCGTGTTTCTCATTCCTCAATATCATTGCCGTCCGGCAACAATACTCGATTACTTCGAATCTATGTGCACTTGTCTATATCCGGTAAAGTCAGCACTAAATGATGCTAACGAACTGCCCTGGGAATTAACATTTGTTACCCATGCTTTAGCTGATGAGAATCGTTTGAAAATACTGCGATTTTTGAATTCCGGGATGCAAAGTTTTTCGGCCGTTCAAAGTTATACTGGACTCGCAAAAAGCACTACCAACCACCATTTGTCTATTTTAAGAAGGGCGGGATTGATCCGGACTCACTATTTTGGAAGTAAGTTTATTCACCAATACAGTCTGCGTGAGGAAGGGCTGGGGCAAATGCAATACCTGATCAATGCTTATATTAGAAACAACGACAGAGGAGTATAACATGAATAAAGCCAATCTTTTCTTAAAACAATATCACCCAATCGTACATACACTTCTTTTTGGTACGTTTTTAATCGCGCTTGCTCAATCAATGAGTCTGTTATTTTTGCCTATCTATTTGGTGAAAGAACTTCATATGGATTCTGTAGTCATAGGACTTACTGTTGGGGCTGGTCCTCTAGCGGCTACGATTGGGGGATTCATAGCAGGTGTTGTGTCAGACATGATAGGGAGAAGGAAGGTATTGCTTGCATCCCTTTTATTATCATCGTTTTCTTTTTTGGGCTTTGTTTTTGCTGAAACGCCAATTTTTCTCCTCATATTAGTGATCTTAATAGGGTTAAGCAACTCATTTTTTACGCCTGTCGCTAAGGCACTGATGGGAGATGTCACCCATGCGGATAAACGAATTCGCGTCTTTTCCCTTCGATATGTAGTTAACAATCTCGGTTTTGCAATCGGCCCAATAATTGGGGTTTATCTTGCACTGACTGCAAATGAAGTTCCCTTTCTTATTGCAGCATGTCTATATTTGGGATTCACTATTCTTCTTCATATTTTATTGAAACGATTTAGCATTAAACAAATAGAGGCTAAAGATACAGAAAAGATAACCTTAAAGAAGTCTTTAAGTGTACTGCGCTCAGACACTATCCTTCTCTATTTTGTCATTGGAGGAATCATTTGTATGGTAGTACATGGACAATGGTCGGTTCCTGTATCACAATATTTGGAAAATGATTTCACGAATGGTGTTCAATTGTTTGCTATCATCTTGATAGCAAACAGCATTGGAGTCATTGCCATGCAATATCCAATAACGAGATGGGCAGAAAAACGAACACCATTATTTACAATTATAATCGGATGTATTTTTACAGCTTTTGGCTTGTTATTGTTTGCTGTATCCGAGACTGCGGTTATGTTCGTTATGTCGACGATTATTTTTACTATAGGGGAAGTACTTGTGATACCGGCAGAGTATACACTTATTGATCAAATCACGCCAAAAGCATTGAGAGGAACGTATTATGGGGCACAGAGCTTTAACTCTTTAGGTAGTTTTATCGGACCAATGCTCGGAGGCTTTATGTTAAAACAATTTAGCGGAACTGCTTTTTTTCTAACAATGGCTCTCATTTCAATACTGAGCATTCTATTCTTCTGGCGTGGTGTTAATCTTTTCAAATATAAAAACACAGCTTCAAATGTTGATTTTGAAAGAAGCTTGATTAAAAGTAACTCACAAACCAGCATTTTACGATAAATAAAAAGAATCCATTTTGAAAAAAGATTGATAAAAATGGATTCTTCTTCAGCAAATTTATGATTGGTTTGTATAAAAAAGAATGATCATTTTCTA includes:
- a CDS encoding GNAT family N-acetyltransferase; its protein translation is MLRKMQVSDSEKLFQVWSNPEVTRFMNIDKFTDKKQATEMIILFDKLSKENTAIRYSIIELESNEIIGSCGFNILDFENAKAEIGYEINKHYWGKGFAPEAITCLIRHAFNDLKLNRIEARVEPENFNSIKVLRKLNFRFEGTMRKVERPKGHFIDLNLYSLLVTD
- a CDS encoding HAD-IIB family hydrolase, encoding MTFKVYHSNGNPDYLMIFDFDETYYPHELKGWQLKDLYELEEYLDRIVHKKNIRIGWVTGSSLADIHKKMRAARMNYLPHFIASNLGTELWEINPKGEFYQNQEWRKRIKRSGFSHRVVEDFINDLRQLYGIQLQKQTQFGQQSFKMNYYYFIEDSARVKYDLDIIKQLARNSGINFNINRCNPLAGDPVNAFDVDFIPQNTGKRAVVYFVIKQFRISVENTFAFGDSGNDIEMLKAVKHGYLLKNATEEAKQLHDTITADPYAKGIQNVCRIYF
- a CDS encoding LacI family DNA-binding transcriptional regulator, translated to MATILDIARLSGVSKSTVSRVINNHPHVSEDSRTRVMEAIEKLSFVRNARGVHLRTQSTKTIGVTIPVLDHPYFSPLVGMIAAKCRKVGYKIVIFQTFYSIDEEYEIYEKLTENELDAVIITHTLLGEKEIKQRVRDKIVLICNEPLQTRHLDVFSLDERDAVYSSTQYLLKEGRNHLLFCADEERTPLQRQRWEGFKQAHLDLNKTCTIQQKISGYSTIEEGILLGDEIFSGHCNHDGILAGSDFLAAGLLSSAKKHGVSVPKELSIIGFDNHPICLTTFPALSSIQNQTELMVKDLITCLLDRLGGKEFPTARKVYKGDLVIRGT
- a CDS encoding DMT family transporter, with protein sequence MKKYSLLLIISLIWGSQFFFVELVTNDAGSISLSAFKALIGAICLSVISLFQSKKNYTTNTKKYFWIALFEVVLPFILIAQGQKYVSSSIASMLIAMVPIFTLVFFVLLFKKKASNFEIVSIILGFLGIVILSWPTQGIMNVSGNILGNVLLILAAISFALSLILMEKLEDGSPVVHMRNVLWIASIVLLPMAFLFEKPLQIDINHSQVLYIIILGIFHAGIVYMLYNLLIQEEGALFASFSNYINPVIGVILGYIILKDPLFLQDKIGILIILLALLFSNPDIFRKWVRKDN
- a CDS encoding DMT family transporter, with amino-acid sequence MIENRNAYIAATIYAIIIGLSFMFVKVTLTVATPLDTLAHRFTIAWIAATVLFVLKKEPIKVTKKDVLRIALLAILYPTLFFAFQVFGLVHTSSSEAGIIQATIPIFTLIFASIILKETSTSSQKIAIGLSVLGVIYIMYMNGAGSTNTSLLGTGLILLSAFTASLYNVFTRKLTQRYSLFTITYFMTLFGFIAFNGLALTNHVMNETVHQFMQPFGHWDFILAILYLGILSSLGTTYLSNYALSKIDASKMSVFSNFATLITILAGVIFLKEEFHLYHIAGSIIIIIGVVGTNYFGARGKSNEKI
- a CDS encoding PLP-dependent aminotransferase family protein, which codes for MLKYESIYQSLMMQIQSGKFSTGAKLPSIRNLTQQYSCSKSTVLTALKKLEEQHIIYAIQKSGYYVVDNHFFKTPLSTEIIDFASASPTWHAFPYKEFQHCINKAIDTYQEELFRYGTPKGWPPLIAEAKKMLESYQVFTHNEQIFITTGVQQALSLVSMMPFPNNRSTILVEQPSYHLYMELLKTLQLPAIGIQRTAKGIDLGRLEKIFHEEDIKFFYTMPRFHNPLGSSYGKKEKETILQLADQYNVYILEDDYLADFEYNPKNDPLFADDYHDKVIYLKSFSKIMFPGLRVGLAVLPYSIIDIFQKYKMTTDIDSSMISQAALYLYLKNGMFEHNKTKVSNIYHARARILHQSIQDHFSTYESSSEIVMHNHIRLPKRVNLKSFVYHLHEEGIYLDSVERNYLDDFYHERILKLNVSNVDGHRIEEGIRKIASALKNPQNYFL
- a CDS encoding SMI1/KNR4 family protein, which translates into the protein MVENLFLWTIHEQRDFIKPLDLFLFFSDVGNGDFFGFSIVNGSIQNEDIYVWNHEDDSRSVIALSLEEFIKGWTVGEFSI
- a CDS encoding ArsR/SmtB family transcription factor; translated protein: MSFRVIVDFSPVNELITSLYHYINFKQHRNFSLSKDWYNSVKTELHPHFAAELEDDRLEVLHRINLLVWQCPGERTPKEFIEWLQDQPPGELYERLAPWINNIPGNLKELRDRMVYLLSEWDVQYFQHIDPRIIEQLKDDAKQKRDLISKVTSINLIEEATNGIRIEPNEILKTVFLIPQYHCRPATILDYFESMCTCLYPVKSALNDANELPWELTFVTHALADENRLKILRFLNSGMQSFSAVQSYTGLAKSTTNHHLSILRRAGLIRTHYFGSKFIHQYSLREEGLGQMQYLINAYIRNNDRGV